A single Venturia canescens isolate UGA chromosome 1, ASM1945775v1, whole genome shotgun sequence DNA region contains:
- the eIF3c gene encoding eukaryotic translation initiation factor 3 subunit C → MSRFFATGSDSESDSSSEEEQIPRAPAAAYTFSDEEEETKRVVRSTKEKRYEEITNLIKLIRNYKKIKDMSSMLTSFEDLCRAYQKALTVIMKEEGGQTPRFYLRCLVEMEDFINEVWEDREGRKNMSKNNSKSLTSLRQKLRKYNKDFEEEIAKFRENPDQDDDEEEEKAEEVKESDEEEDGAAMFKKSSFEPTAPDTSKFKKGPATGDDASESDSDWGSDSDSDSDSSDDDGQYQNLRERFIKKATDKEDDEDKTKKKEQRKERKEKERKKKRDEDDGEGEWETVKGGVAIPSEKPKMFAKDAEINVPAVLKKLSEVIAARGKKRTDRREQIELLHELQSIAETHNLGPAVAVKIKFSIVSSIFDYNPKVSDAMKPEYWSKLLERISEMLDMLSATPDMQIAENINEDSEEFETPPFKLHGCVLTLVERLDEEFTKLLKECDPHSNEYVERLKDEKQVAGIIDKVQEYLERHGSVTELCRVYLRKIEHLYYKFDPSVLKQKDGEIGKEVVTSVQVMEKLCKYVYAHDNTDRLRTRAILSHIYHHALHDNWFQARDLILMSHLQETIQHSDPATQILYNRTIAHLGLCAFRHANIKDAHNCLVDLMVTGKVKELLAQGLLPQRQHERSKEQEKIEKQRQMPFHMHINLELLECVYLVSAMLIEIPYMAAHEFDARRRMISKTFYQQLRSSERQSLVGPPESMREHVVAAAKAMRNGNWSACNKFIINDKMNAKVWDLFHQADKVRSMLTRLIKEEALRTYLFTYSHVYDSISMPTLAEMFQLKRPVVHSIISKMIINEELMASLDDPSETVVMHRSEPSRLQSLALQLTDKVNNFVDSNERIFEMKQGNFFSRGGNQGNFRDRQNYNRQGQDWGRQRRDRERNREENRNY, encoded by the exons ATGAGTCGATTCTTTGCTACTGGCTCGGACTCGGAATCCGACAGCTCATCGGAGGAAGAGCAGATTCCACGAGCACCGGCAGCAGCCTATACG TTCAGTgatgaggaagaagaaacaaagAGGGTCGTGCGATCGACCAAAGAGAAGCGTTATGAGGAAATAACAAACTTGATAAAGTTGATCCGAAATTACAAGAAGATTAAGGACATGAGTAGCATGTTGACGAGTTTCGAAGATCTGTGTAGAGCCTATCAGAAAGCACTGACAGTAATAATGAAGGAAGAGGGTGGTCAGACACCACGTTTTTACCTGAGATGTTTGGTTGAAATGGAAGATTTCATAAACGAGGTGTGGGAAGATAGGGAAGGTCGCAAGAACAtgtcgaaaaataattcgaaatctcTGACGTCGTTGCGTCAAAAACTGCGCAAGtataataaagattttgaggAAGAAATCGCGAAATTCCGTGAAAATCCAGATCAGGATGACgacgaggaggaggaaaaagcTGAAGAAGTTAAAGAATCGGACGAGGAAGAAGATGGCGCAGCAATGTTCAAGAAGTCGAGTTTCGAGCCGACTGCTCCAGATACGTCGAAATTTAAGAAAGGTCCTGCAACCGGTGATGATGCGAGCGAGAGCGATTCCGATTGGGGAAGCGATAGTGATAGCGATAGCGATAGCAGTGACGACGATGGCCAGTACCAGAATCTCCGTGAgcgtttcataaaaaaagcTACCGACAAGGAGGACGACGAGGATaagacgaagaaaaaggaacaacGGAAGGAGCGTAAAGAGAAAGAACGCAAGAAGAAACGTGACGAAGATGATGGTGAAGGCGAATGGGAAACTGTGAAAGGTGGCGTCGCAATACCATCGGAGAAGCCTAAAATGTTCGCCAAGGATGCAGAAATCAACGTACCAGctgtattgaaaaaattgtcggAAGTAATAGCAGCGCGTGGAAAAAAACGTACCGACCGACGAGAGCAAATCGAGCTTCTTCACGAGCTCCAATCTATCGCTGAGACGCACAATCTCGGACCTGCTGTTGCAGTTAAAATCAAGTTTTCCATAGTCTCGTCTATCTTCGATTACAATCCCAAAGTTTCGGACGCCATGAAACCTGAATATTGGTCCAAATTACTAGAGCGTATATCCGAAATGTTGGACATGCTTTCGGCAACACCAGACATGCAAATCGCCGAGAATATCAATGAGGATTCGGAGGAATTTGAAACGCCACCGTTCAAACTTCACGGTTGTGTTTTGACTCTTGTCGAACGATTGGACGAGGAATtcacgaaattattgaaagaaTGTGATCCTCACAGTAACGAGTACGTTGAGAGATTGAAAGACGAGAAGCAAGTCGCCGGTATAATCGACAAAGTACAAGAGTATCTCGAGAGACACGGTAGCGTTACTGAATTGTGTCGCGTTTATCTTCGCAAAATCGAACATCTTTATTACAAATTTGATCCGAGCGTACTGAAGCAAAAAGATGGTGAAATTGGTAAAGAAGTCGTGACCTCTGTACAGGTTATGGAAAAATTATGCAAATACGTTTACGCCCACGACAACACTGATCGTCTGCGTACACGAGCTATTTTATCCCACATTTATCACCATGCTCTTCACGACAATTGGTTCCAAGCGCGTGATCTTATCCTGATGTCGCATCTTCAAGAAACCATCCAGCATTCCGATCCCGCAACGCAAATTCTGTACAATCGTACGATAGCGCATCTCGGTTTGTGCGCCTTCCGCCATGCGAATATCAAGGACGcgcataattgtctcgtcgatcTCATGGTCACGGGTAAGGTAAAGGAACTTTTGGCACAGGGTCTCTTGCCACAGCGTCAACACGAGAGAAGCAAGGAgcaggaaaaaattgaaaaacaacgacAGATGCCATTCCACATGCACATCAATCTTGAATTGTTGGAATGCGTTTATCTTGTTTCCGCAATGCTCATCGAGATCCCTTACATGGCCGCACACGAGTTCGACGCCAGGAGACGTatgatttcaaaaactttttatcaACAACTGCGTTCCAGCGAACGTCAGTCACTCGTTGGCCCGCCCGAATCTATGAGAGAACACGTCGTAGCAGCTGCTAAGGCAATGAGAAATGGAAACTGGTCTGCTTGCAATAAGTTCAtcataaatgataaaatgaacGCTAAAGTATGGGATCTTTTCCACCAAGCCGACAAAGTACGCTCTATGCTTACTCGTCTCATCAAAGAAGAGGCTTTACGAACTTATCTCTTCACGTATTCTCACGTCTATGATTCAATATCGATGCCAACTCTCGCCGAAATGTTCCAACTTAAGCGTCCTGTCGTGCACTCGATCATCAGTAAAATGATCATCAACGAGGAGCTAATGGCTTCGCTCGACGACCCCTCGGAAACTGTTGTTATGCATCGCAGCGAACCGAGTCGTCTACAATCGCTCGCTCTTCAATTGACCGACAAAGTAAACAATTTCGTCGACTCGAACGAGCGTATATTCGAAATGAAACAGGGCAACTTCTTCTCGAGAGGTGGTAACCAGGGCAACTTCCGCGATCGCCAAAATTACAATCGTCAGGGACAAGATTGGGGCAGGCAGAGACGCGATCGCGAACGTAATCGCGAAGAGAATCGTAATTACTGA
- the Vps33B gene encoding vacuolar protein sorting-associated protein 33B isoform X2, with product MLGALQQISQRKLVDILDSIVGKKDLVIEQKLFKILESFIGATVLKQHGVDKIFKFEAGLKPSNTQRIFLVSGDLIACKRVLDQIQSELMQAHGLAFHVLVAPHVPAVVRSLVEEEGLAELVTLYSLSWEFIQLDGNVLSLEYPMFANLYYHKDTGLLPAMARCLWSMQLVLGAPRLTLSFGKHSENILKMIESMRESSRITRYDKEIGCLVLMDRNYDLVSTFLTPVSYVGLVSEVLPLSVGTATLDSSKIKLDPKKDRVYGDVRDIHFSDVFPKLRAMAKSLKSEQESTQTMELADMTHYVSTRLHEMVEVKAQLASHISACEAIVGALGSDFEALQFTEKSILDCARRKECLDYIEKNIDDHPMRSLRLLCLLSQTSDGVTQSEWQPIQKSHLHAHGYRHIPLIHKLETSGLLRRRRSMLRNKLPNWNSEWTTNAQRLKLLPGQSKRTDSKTSGTACPSYVFSSNYIPAIAQFLNIILNQTTDPRSFEDLINLPGCLTIGSRGHVQPKTVVMCIIGGITFAEISACRLIERSTGIRLVLISDTILTGNKLIESIQDS from the exons at GTTAGGCGCTCTTCAACAAATAAGTCAAAGAAAATTGGTTGACATACTCGATTCAATAGTTGGCAAAAAGGATTTAGTGATAGAACAAAAACTCTTTAAGATATTGGAATCGTTTATCGGTGCAACCGTTCTCAA gCAACACGGAGTTGACAAAATCTTCAAATTTGAAGCAGGCCTCAAACCGTCTAATACTCAAAGAATATTCCTCGTATCTGGGGATCTTATCGCATGTAAAAGAGTCTTGGATCAGATACAATCGGAACTAATGCAGGCTCATGGCCTTGCGTTTCATGTTTTGGTTGCCCCACATGTTCCTGCTGTTGTTCGTTCCTTGGTTGAAGAAGAAG gcTTAGCAGAATTAGTGACTTTGTATTCTCTATCATGGGAGTTCATCCAGCTCGATGGAAATGTTCTCTCACTGGAATATCCGATGTTTGCCAACTTGTACTATCACAAAGACACAGGCCTATTGCCAGCAATGGCGCGTTGTTTGTGGTCAATGCAATTAGTACTTGGTGCGCCAAGATTGACTTTATCCTTTGGCAAGcatagtgaaaatattttgaagatGATTGAATCAATGAGAGAAAGTTCAAGGATAACGAGATACGACAAAGAGATTGGCTGTTTGGTGTTAATGGATCGAAATTATGATCTTGTATCGACCTTCCTCACACCAGTGTCTTATGTAGGATTAGTCAGCGAAGTTTTGCCACTGAGCGTTGGAACAGCTACACTGGATAGTTCGAAGATCAAACTAGATCCAAAGAAAGATCGGGTTTATGGAGACGTCAGAGATATTCATTTCAGCGATGTGTTCCCAAAGCTCCGTGCCATGGCAAAATCTCTAAAAT CCGAACAGGAGTCAACCCAGACGATGGAACTGGCTGACATGACCCATTACGTCTCCACGAGATTGCACGAAATGGTGGAGGTCAAGGCACAACTAGCTTCACACATTTCCGCGTGTGAGGCAATTGTTGGTGCTCTGGGTTCTGATTTCGAAGCTCTGCAATTCACCGAAAAATCCATTCTCGATTGCGCCAGGAGAAAGGAGTGCTTGGATTATATCGAGAAGAATATAG acgaTCATCCGATGCGCAGTCTTCGTCTTCTCTGTTTGCTTAGTCAAACGAGCGACGGCGTTACCCAAAGCGAGTGGCAACCAATACAAAAATCTCATCTTCACGCTCACGGGTATCGCCACATTCCTCTCATTCACAAACTTGAGACATCGGGATTGTTGCGTCGTCGGAGGTCGATGCTTCGGAATAAATTGCCGAATTGGAATAGCGAGTGGACGACCAATGCTCAACGTCTCAAACTTTTGCCAGGACAATCAAAGCGTACGGATTCAAAAACGAGTGGAACTGCTTGCCCGAGCTACGTCTTTAGTTCGAACTATATTCCAGCAATC GCTCAGTTTTTGAACATCATACTTAATCAAACAACGGATCCGAGAAGTTTCGAGGATTTAATTAACTTGCCAGGTTGTTTGACAATCGGTTCTCGTGGTCATGTTCAACCCAAGACCGTCGTAATGTGCATCATCGGTGGGATTACATTCGCAGAAATATCAGCGTGTCGTCTCATCGAGAGATCTACGGGTATCCGTCTTGTACTCATATCCGATACAATTTTAACTGGCAACAAATTGATTGAGAGTATTCAAGACTCGTAA
- the Vps33B gene encoding vacuolar protein sorting-associated protein 33B isoform X1 has protein sequence MDVTLDDRLGALQQISQRKLVDILDSIVGKKDLVIEQKLFKILESFIGATVLKQHGVDKIFKFEAGLKPSNTQRIFLVSGDLIACKRVLDQIQSELMQAHGLAFHVLVAPHVPAVVRSLVEEEGLAELVTLYSLSWEFIQLDGNVLSLEYPMFANLYYHKDTGLLPAMARCLWSMQLVLGAPRLTLSFGKHSENILKMIESMRESSRITRYDKEIGCLVLMDRNYDLVSTFLTPVSYVGLVSEVLPLSVGTATLDSSKIKLDPKKDRVYGDVRDIHFSDVFPKLRAMAKSLKSEQESTQTMELADMTHYVSTRLHEMVEVKAQLASHISACEAIVGALGSDFEALQFTEKSILDCARRKECLDYIEKNIDDHPMRSLRLLCLLSQTSDGVTQSEWQPIQKSHLHAHGYRHIPLIHKLETSGLLRRRRSMLRNKLPNWNSEWTTNAQRLKLLPGQSKRTDSKTSGTACPSYVFSSNYIPAIAQFLNIILNQTTDPRSFEDLINLPGCLTIGSRGHVQPKTVVMCIIGGITFAEISACRLIERSTGIRLVLISDTILTGNKLIESIQDS, from the exons ATGGACGTCACGCTGGACGATAGGTTAGGCGCTCTTCAACAAATAAGTCAAAGAAAATTGGTTGACATACTCGATTCAATAGTTGGCAAAAAGGATTTAGTGATAGAACAAAAACTCTTTAAGATATTGGAATCGTTTATCGGTGCAACCGTTCTCAA gCAACACGGAGTTGACAAAATCTTCAAATTTGAAGCAGGCCTCAAACCGTCTAATACTCAAAGAATATTCCTCGTATCTGGGGATCTTATCGCATGTAAAAGAGTCTTGGATCAGATACAATCGGAACTAATGCAGGCTCATGGCCTTGCGTTTCATGTTTTGGTTGCCCCACATGTTCCTGCTGTTGTTCGTTCCTTGGTTGAAGAAGAAG gcTTAGCAGAATTAGTGACTTTGTATTCTCTATCATGGGAGTTCATCCAGCTCGATGGAAATGTTCTCTCACTGGAATATCCGATGTTTGCCAACTTGTACTATCACAAAGACACAGGCCTATTGCCAGCAATGGCGCGTTGTTTGTGGTCAATGCAATTAGTACTTGGTGCGCCAAGATTGACTTTATCCTTTGGCAAGcatagtgaaaatattttgaagatGATTGAATCAATGAGAGAAAGTTCAAGGATAACGAGATACGACAAAGAGATTGGCTGTTTGGTGTTAATGGATCGAAATTATGATCTTGTATCGACCTTCCTCACACCAGTGTCTTATGTAGGATTAGTCAGCGAAGTTTTGCCACTGAGCGTTGGAACAGCTACACTGGATAGTTCGAAGATCAAACTAGATCCAAAGAAAGATCGGGTTTATGGAGACGTCAGAGATATTCATTTCAGCGATGTGTTCCCAAAGCTCCGTGCCATGGCAAAATCTCTAAAAT CCGAACAGGAGTCAACCCAGACGATGGAACTGGCTGACATGACCCATTACGTCTCCACGAGATTGCACGAAATGGTGGAGGTCAAGGCACAACTAGCTTCACACATTTCCGCGTGTGAGGCAATTGTTGGTGCTCTGGGTTCTGATTTCGAAGCTCTGCAATTCACCGAAAAATCCATTCTCGATTGCGCCAGGAGAAAGGAGTGCTTGGATTATATCGAGAAGAATATAG acgaTCATCCGATGCGCAGTCTTCGTCTTCTCTGTTTGCTTAGTCAAACGAGCGACGGCGTTACCCAAAGCGAGTGGCAACCAATACAAAAATCTCATCTTCACGCTCACGGGTATCGCCACATTCCTCTCATTCACAAACTTGAGACATCGGGATTGTTGCGTCGTCGGAGGTCGATGCTTCGGAATAAATTGCCGAATTGGAATAGCGAGTGGACGACCAATGCTCAACGTCTCAAACTTTTGCCAGGACAATCAAAGCGTACGGATTCAAAAACGAGTGGAACTGCTTGCCCGAGCTACGTCTTTAGTTCGAACTATATTCCAGCAATC GCTCAGTTTTTGAACATCATACTTAATCAAACAACGGATCCGAGAAGTTTCGAGGATTTAATTAACTTGCCAGGTTGTTTGACAATCGGTTCTCGTGGTCATGTTCAACCCAAGACCGTCGTAATGTGCATCATCGGTGGGATTACATTCGCAGAAATATCAGCGTGTCGTCTCATCGAGAGATCTACGGGTATCCGTCTTGTACTCATATCCGATACAATTTTAACTGGCAACAAATTGATTGAGAGTATTCAAGACTCGTAA